The following coding sequences are from one Candoia aspera isolate rCanAsp1 chromosome 13, rCanAsp1.hap2, whole genome shotgun sequence window:
- the USP50 gene encoding inactive ubiquitin carboxyl-terminal hydrolase 50 yields MDETRDDTNPQYQGLTGLRNLGNTCYMNAVIQCLCSVSPLVEYFLSGKYIASLDRENGEIATAFAYLMNDMWLGDFDCVSPEVFRLVIGERYPTFIKKTQQDAQEFLIYVLNELHEALKKTSKKKNQGSSSTAWESRSCLGESSIITRLFEGHLSYDIMCLECQTTTYKNEIFTVLSLPIPYETECSLEECLDCFFQQDVLTWNNQINCSCCGTKTDAAVKASIAKSPKMIIFHLKRFDCQGSYKKKLKTDIYYPLNNLDLSPYIYPLFRKNPKYNLFAVVNHFGDLDGGHYTAFCRHTLTQNWYNFDDSQINEIPESSVQTSAAYLLFYSSQAFSVPVKKQNV; encoded by the exons ATGGATGAAACCAGAGATGACACAAACCCACAGTACCAAGGACTTACTGGCCTGCGTAATTTAGGCAACACATGTTATATGAACGCTGTAATACAGTGCCTTTGCAGTGTATCCCCACTGGTGGAATATTTTCTCTCTGGAAAATATATAGCATCACTAGACAG GGAGAATGGAGAGATTGCAACTGCCTTTGCCTATCTGATGAATGATATGTGGCTTGGGGACTTCGACTGCGTCTCTCCAGAAGTCTTTAGATTGGTCATTGGTGAGCGATACCCTACTTTCATCAAGAAAACCCAGCAGGATGCTCAGGAGTTTCTGATATATGTCTTGAATGAACTACATGAAGCTCTCAAAAAG ACAAGTAAGAAGAAAAATCAAGGTAGCTCCTCGACTGCTTGGGAATCCAGGAGTTGCCTTGGCGAATCCTCCATTATCACCCGACTTTTTGAAGGACATCTTAGCTATGACATTATGTGTTTGGAATGTCAAACCACTACTTACAAAAATGAGATCTTCACTGTGCTCTCTCTACCAATACCTTATGAAACGGAATGCTCACTCGAG GAATGTCTTGATTGCTTCTTTCAGCAGGACGTGCTGACTTGGAACAACCAGATTAACTGCTCCTGCTGTGGAACAAAGACAGATGCTGCAGTGAAAGCCAGCATAGCCAAATCACCCAAGATGATCATCTTTCACTTAAAGAG ATTTGATTGTCAAGGCAGTtacaaaaagaaacttaaaactgACATCTACTATCCATTAAATAACCTGGACTTGTCTCCTTATATATATCCACTTTTTCGGAAAAATCCAAAATACAACTTATTTGCTGTAGTG AACCATTTTGGAGATCTGGACGGTGGCCATTACACTGCATTCTGCAGACACACACTCACCCAAAACTGGTACAACTTTGATGATTCCCAGATCAACGAGATCCCAGAATCTTCTGTACAAACATCTGCTGCCTATCTTCTGTTTTACAGCAGTCAAGCATTTTCTGTGcctgtaaaaaaacaaaatgtctaG